In Mycetocola zhujimingii, one DNA window encodes the following:
- a CDS encoding DUF2997 domain-containing protein, with the protein MTDKQLIVQVRPDGTVHAETIGMYGQECLDYISVLENLLDAEATSSSFTEAYSQTAAQQESTSHNWDGAR; encoded by the coding sequence ATGACCGACAAGCAGCTCATCGTGCAGGTGCGCCCCGACGGAACCGTGCACGCCGAAACCATCGGCATGTACGGCCAGGAATGCCTCGACTACATCTCTGTGCTCGAGAACCTGCTCGACGCCGAGGCGACCTCGTCGTCGTTCACCGAAGCGTATTCCCAGACCGCGGCGCAGCAGGAGAGCACGTCGCACAACTGGGATGGCGCCAGATGA
- a CDS encoding ATP-dependent Clp protease ATP-binding subunit, with amino-acid sequence MPTFFGPAGSGSESFDEFLARYLQGQRSAQSGRSVDMTRLLSRRTHAVLAEAARFAIAHGHTEVDALHILRVLVETAPIADTLRAIGTDPAALADAAEQRLPDKSDGSTSAAPSLTSAAQRALLDAHQVARAFGSTYIDPEHLFFAFVVNQEAIAGQVLTSFGVTPQSLQAVHEAARTGQPMAQPNGAASSDTPMLDQFGTDLTELARNGELDPVIGRADEIAQTLEILSRRTKNNPVLIGEAGVGKTAVVEGIARAIVDHEVPSLLEDKRLISLDLASMVGGTRYRGDFEERLTKLVDEITTHKGELIIFIDELHTVVGAGGGGESGGMDAGNILKPRLARGDLHLIGATTLKEYRRIEKDSALERRFQPVHVDEPSVEDAERILQGLRGSYEEFHGVTYTDEALKAAVDLSARYVTDRFLPDKAIDLIDQAGARLRLRRGPVVDTSELHAQLAVLEASKNTAVAAEKYEEASRIRDEIEELTKRIASAESSGTASVVDTVIDEGHIAEIISRATGIPAHRITQSDRQRLGHLESELHQRVIGQDDAVTSIAKAVRRNRTGMGDPNRPVGSFLFLGPTGVGKTELAKALAFSLFGDDSAMVRFDMSEFGERHTVSRLVGAPPGYVGYDEAGQLTERVRRNPYSVVLLDEIEKAHPDVFNLLLQVLDDGRLTDGQGRTVDFRNTVIIMTSNIGSEFLASRSGALGFVADAANDSTGFGSEKALRDRVMGKLREAMRPEFLNRIDEIVLFQKLTPEQLHEIVRLMLAKTTARLAAQGLTLSVSDGAVDWIATHGYEPEFGARPLRRLIQREVEDRIAGLMVDAELPAGSIIEVGVAGDELSVTSRVFESQLAA; translated from the coding sequence TTGCCTACATTCTTCGGTCCTGCCGGCTCCGGCAGCGAATCGTTCGACGAGTTCCTGGCTCGTTATTTGCAGGGACAGCGCTCCGCTCAGTCGGGACGCAGCGTCGACATGACCAGGCTGCTCAGCCGGCGAACCCACGCAGTGCTCGCTGAGGCGGCCCGATTCGCGATCGCGCACGGCCACACCGAAGTCGACGCGCTGCACATTCTCCGTGTGCTCGTCGAGACGGCCCCGATCGCGGACACTCTCCGTGCCATCGGTACCGATCCGGCCGCTCTCGCTGATGCCGCAGAACAACGACTTCCCGACAAGAGTGACGGGTCGACTTCGGCCGCTCCCTCGCTCACGTCGGCCGCGCAACGAGCCCTGCTCGACGCTCACCAGGTGGCCCGTGCTTTTGGTTCGACCTACATCGACCCCGAACACCTCTTCTTTGCGTTCGTCGTCAACCAGGAGGCCATCGCCGGCCAGGTGCTGACGTCCTTTGGCGTCACCCCGCAGTCGCTGCAGGCCGTTCACGAGGCCGCCCGCACCGGGCAGCCGATGGCCCAGCCGAACGGCGCGGCATCGAGTGACACCCCGATGCTCGACCAGTTCGGCACCGACCTCACCGAGCTCGCCCGGAACGGCGAACTCGACCCGGTGATCGGTCGGGCTGACGAAATCGCGCAGACCCTCGAGATTCTCTCTCGTCGCACCAAGAACAACCCAGTGTTGATCGGTGAAGCCGGCGTCGGTAAGACCGCTGTTGTCGAGGGAATCGCGCGAGCGATCGTCGACCACGAAGTGCCGAGCCTGCTCGAGGACAAGCGACTGATCTCGCTCGACCTCGCGTCGATGGTCGGTGGTACTCGCTACCGCGGTGACTTCGAAGAGCGACTCACGAAGCTCGTGGACGAGATCACCACCCACAAGGGTGAGCTGATCATCTTCATCGACGAGCTGCACACCGTTGTCGGTGCCGGCGGCGGGGGAGAGAGCGGCGGAATGGATGCCGGAAACATCCTCAAGCCGCGACTCGCCCGCGGAGACCTGCACCTGATCGGTGCGACGACGCTCAAGGAGTACCGCCGTATCGAGAAGGACTCGGCTCTCGAACGTCGCTTCCAGCCCGTTCACGTCGACGAGCCCAGTGTCGAAGACGCTGAGCGCATCCTCCAGGGGCTGCGCGGCAGCTACGAGGAGTTCCACGGTGTGACCTACACCGACGAGGCGCTCAAGGCCGCCGTCGACCTGTCCGCCCGGTATGTGACCGACAGGTTCCTGCCGGACAAGGCGATCGACCTGATCGACCAGGCCGGTGCACGGTTGCGTCTTCGCCGCGGACCCGTCGTCGACACGAGTGAACTGCACGCACAGCTTGCGGTTCTCGAAGCGTCGAAGAACACGGCTGTCGCGGCCGAGAAGTACGAGGAAGCCTCCCGCATCCGCGACGAAATCGAGGAGCTGACCAAGCGAATCGCGTCTGCGGAATCGTCGGGAACGGCATCCGTTGTCGACACGGTTATCGACGAAGGCCACATCGCGGAAATCATTTCGCGTGCGACGGGAATCCCGGCACACCGGATCACCCAGAGTGACCGGCAGCGCCTTGGGCACCTCGAGTCCGAGTTGCACCAGCGGGTCATCGGCCAGGATGACGCCGTCACGTCGATCGCGAAGGCCGTGCGCCGTAACCGCACGGGCATGGGGGACCCGAACCGCCCGGTGGGCAGTTTCCTGTTCCTCGGCCCGACCGGTGTCGGTAAGACCGAACTCGCGAAGGCTCTCGCCTTCTCGCTGTTCGGTGACGACTCGGCCATGGTTCGCTTCGACATGAGTGAGTTCGGCGAGCGACACACGGTGTCGCGACTCGTCGGTGCTCCTCCGGGCTACGTCGGTTACGACGAGGCCGGGCAGCTCACCGAACGCGTTCGCCGCAACCCGTACTCGGTCGTTCTCCTCGACGAGATCGAGAAGGCGCACCCCGACGTGTTCAACCTGCTCCTGCAGGTGCTCGACGACGGGCGTCTGACCGATGGGCAGGGTCGCACCGTCGACTTCCGCAACACGGTCATCATCATGACGTCGAACATCGGCTCCGAGTTCCTCGCGAGCCGGAGCGGCGCCCTCGGCTTCGTTGCCGATGCTGCCAACGACAGCACAGGCTTCGGATCGGAGAAGGCGCTGCGCGACCGGGTGATGGGCAAGCTGCGTGAAGCGATGCGTCCCGAGTTCCTCAACCGGATTGACGAGATCGTTCTCTTCCAGAAGCTCACCCCGGAGCAACTGCACGAGATCGTTCGCCTGATGCTCGCGAAGACCACCGCGCGGCTCGCCGCGCAGGGACTGACGCTGAGTGTCAGCGATGGTGCCGTCGACTGGATCGCCACGCACGGCTACGAGCCCGAGTTTGGTGCTCGCCCGTTGCGCAGGCTCATCCAGCGAGAGGTTGAGGACAGGATCGCCGGGCTCATGGTCGACGCCGAGCTCCCCGCCGGCTCGATCATCGAGGTGGGCGTCGCCGGAGACGAGCTCTCCGTCACGTCCAGGGTGTTCGAGTCCCAGCTGGCCGCGTAA
- a CDS encoding ComEA family DNA-binding protein yields the protein MAQARKRGRRAAPSTEENEPSRRWMLGASSWLLLLLAPAGALAWIGFGVLALIGRKRSWQIAAVVYGVAALVVHIPDGAAGDVARGGLSLVALLHGLIVNEAWLRLLWSRREAGLTVVGRPRLAKKGRSSTATRESEAMPEEAERLLGEMGTSKADYVDESAPAAAAPPAGRKRRTRAKRSTATTRSRADAEVADSEVSGPSAGRSAPLQVAEDEVEQVDVNTANQRALAKLPGMDRDRARTVVADRTRRGGFASLDDFASSAGLQPHEMVRLRDVAFCSPRARAPRTFGRRVDY from the coding sequence ATGGCACAGGCCAGGAAGCGTGGGCGGCGAGCGGCGCCGTCGACCGAGGAGAACGAACCGTCCCGCCGGTGGATGCTGGGGGCGAGTTCGTGGCTGTTGCTGCTCCTTGCGCCGGCCGGTGCGCTGGCCTGGATCGGGTTCGGCGTGCTTGCCCTCATCGGCCGAAAGCGTTCCTGGCAGATCGCGGCAGTCGTGTACGGGGTCGCTGCACTCGTCGTACACATCCCGGACGGTGCGGCGGGAGATGTTGCGAGGGGCGGCCTCTCTCTCGTCGCCCTGCTGCACGGGCTGATCGTCAACGAAGCGTGGCTCAGATTGTTGTGGTCGCGGCGCGAGGCCGGCCTCACCGTCGTCGGTCGGCCCAGGCTCGCGAAAAAGGGACGGAGCTCCACCGCGACGCGCGAGAGCGAAGCGATGCCGGAGGAAGCCGAGCGGTTGCTCGGCGAGATGGGAACATCGAAGGCCGATTACGTCGATGAGTCAGCGCCCGCAGCGGCGGCGCCGCCAGCCGGCCGCAAACGTCGCACGCGAGCAAAGCGCAGTACGGCGACGACCCGGTCGCGGGCGGATGCTGAAGTCGCGGATTCCGAGGTTTCCGGACCGTCAGCAGGACGGAGTGCTCCTCTCCAGGTGGCAGAGGATGAGGTGGAGCAGGTCGACGTGAACACCGCGAACCAGCGTGCGCTGGCGAAGCTCCCCGGCATGGATCGCGACCGCGCGAGGACTGTCGTCGCCGACCGGACCAGGCGCGGCGGCTTCGCCTCGCTCGACGACTTCGCTTCCTCCGCCGGACTCCAGCCGCACGAGATGGTGCGGCTCCGCGATGTGGCGTTCTGCTCTCCACGGGCGCGCGCTCCCCGCACGTTCGGCCGCCGCGTCGACTACTGA
- a CDS encoding 4Fe-4S single cluster domain-containing protein: MTLLAAPRTAGGELGTVEPLERAADALRWSRFLPSTAAEGPGLRSALWVQGCSVRCPGCFNPQLWAERGGLIGNPAELAESFVADALGAGVEGITLLGGEPFDQAAALATIAEAFRAAGLTVMTFTGYPLDRLTAWAASRPDISRLLAATDLLIDGPYLRDQPDPVRPWLGSTNQGIRALTPAYADDVAAIERDGGLDRLEIRIRPDGRIDVNGWADAAALEDLLHDLGPRQDRPVMKARRA, translated from the coding sequence ATGACCCTGCTCGCCGCGCCCCGGACAGCCGGGGGCGAGCTCGGCACGGTCGAGCCGCTCGAGCGTGCAGCCGACGCGCTCCGCTGGTCGCGGTTTCTCCCGAGCACCGCGGCGGAGGGCCCAGGCCTGCGCTCAGCGCTGTGGGTCCAGGGCTGCAGCGTGCGCTGCCCCGGGTGCTTCAACCCGCAGCTCTGGGCTGAGCGCGGCGGGTTGATCGGGAATCCGGCTGAGCTCGCTGAGAGCTTTGTGGCGGATGCCCTCGGCGCCGGCGTCGAGGGAATCACGCTTCTCGGCGGCGAACCCTTCGACCAGGCCGCCGCGCTCGCGACGATCGCCGAGGCCTTCCGTGCGGCCGGCCTCACGGTCATGACCTTCACGGGATATCCGCTCGACCGGCTCACCGCGTGGGCCGCGTCACGGCCAGATATCTCTCGCCTGCTCGCCGCAACCGACCTGCTCATCGACGGTCCTTACCTGCGTGACCAGCCCGACCCGGTGAGGCCGTGGCTCGGCTCGACCAACCAGGGCATCCGTGCCCTCACGCCCGCGTATGCCGACGACGTCGCCGCGATCGAACGCGACGGCGGGCTCGACAGACTCGAGATCCGCATTCGTCCCGACGGACGCATCGATGTGAACGGCTGGGCGGATGCCGCGGCGCTCGAAGACCTGCTCCACGACCTCGGTCCCCGCCAGGACCGCCCCGTAATGAAAGCGAGACGCGCATGA
- a CDS encoding pilus assembly protein CpaE translates to MTVTTTSPELAQQLRDAGLGWIPESGDQFCLDAAEFDGEVFTVSDMTIEPHDYDSGTILGFNGTTEWALDSVALENTLWLPREDQLRELLGSTFSFLLRVDDMYAVEIDRGGETLRFDAATVPDAYALAVLGVLSTQTA, encoded by the coding sequence ATGACCGTCACGACGACCTCTCCCGAGCTGGCCCAGCAACTCCGCGACGCCGGGCTCGGCTGGATCCCGGAATCGGGCGACCAGTTCTGCCTCGACGCAGCCGAATTCGACGGCGAGGTCTTCACGGTGAGCGACATGACCATCGAGCCACACGACTACGACTCGGGCACGATCCTCGGCTTCAACGGAACCACCGAGTGGGCGCTCGACTCGGTCGCGCTCGAGAACACACTCTGGCTGCCGCGCGAGGACCAGCTGCGCGAACTGCTCGGATCCACGTTCAGCTTCCTGCTGCGGGTCGACGACATGTACGCCGTCGAAATCGACCGCGGCGGTGAGACGTTGCGGTTCGACGCGGCGACGGTTCCGGATGCCTATGCTCTCGCGGTTCTCGGAGTGCTCAGCACGCAGACCGCCTGA